The Kryptolebias marmoratus isolate JLee-2015 linkage group LG1, ASM164957v2, whole genome shotgun sequence sequence CTGGACTCTTATAGAAGGCAGGAGGTTCGTCTGAAGCTGAGCCGGCTGCCTGGGAGAATCCTGCAGAAGCTGCGTGAATGTGAGCAGAGCTAAACTATTCTCCGCTCCAAAACAGTGCTCATCTTGCACAAAAAGCCTGAAATCAACATTTGCGACAAATCCGCAGCCTCCACCGGACTCATACGTGCACCTGAACACAAGAATGTGCAAAAACGAACAAATGACAGAAGTCTGGTGTGGCTTTAAATGAAACCGTCTTTATTACGTAACTTTaatatcagaaaaataaaactcttaaaattcTCTTTACAGCAAATATATAATATCAGTGCTTTGGCCGCAATAACTTAAAAGGCCATTATAAAATATAGTCTGCTTTTAAACTCCTGACTTAATTTGAAGAATTTATATGCCTTAAGACTCCTCCTACacatatacaaaacaaaaaagtgtagTAAAATTAGCAAATACTCTGAACCGTTGGTACAGCTTTATCAACAATATGTATTCATATAGAGATAATAGAAGATACATTTGTTATAGGATACCATTCTAAATTTGGTGTTGTACAGACATGACAGGCAGCTTGAATCCTTGGCCTTTTTACAGTTGCAGTGACGTTCCACAATGGCGGTAAAATTATGAAGACATGCTCGTGATGCACATTCCACTTTCAGCTAGGTTTAACGGCAGCTATCAATactattatcatcatcatcatcgtcgtcaATACTGTAAACTAAGAAACTAGACTACAAGCAGACAGCACTGAAACCCTCCTGCAACGTTTCTGGATTTCCAGCTCTTCATTCacttaaatcatttaaaaaaatttaaaaatattattgtaaacattttaatatagatatatttatgtatatacgaaatgtaacaaaataaaaaataagttctGTGTATTTATCAGTCATTAACAGTAATATTATATaatacatacacaaaaaaaaaaagtcaatagaTTCATGTCATTTAACTGAGGGCCGATTATGTATTGCATTCCCTCagggagaaagaggaaaaataaaattagaaactcAACTCTTTAGAGTGAAAGAAGTGGGACGGATAGCAGACAGAAGCAGACGGGCTTGGTGgggttttgtgttatttttttctttttgcaggtTCGGGACTCGTTTGGTTTCATTTTCTCATGAAAGCTCAGTGGTccatgaaaggaaaaaaaaaacgaaaacaaacgGTACGGACGAGCGAGGAGGCGACGCCGGGAATCCCAAATGCCGCTTCCGGCTGGAATGCGAGAGGGGCTGCGGCCCACCCTGGCGTCCGGGAAACGAAAGAGCGACGGTTATCGACGTCACGTAGTGTCAGCAGCAGCCGGCGGCGAGCTCGCCACAGCTGCTGCTAAATCAAATGAGCAGTCTGAatgtaggaaagaaaaaaagtctagaGCCACTGGTTTTTAAAGCTAATACTTGAGATGATTTCCACCGActttgtacctttttttgtAGGAAGATGAAAGGCATGCTCAGGATGTGCTTGTCCCAGAAGAGTGGGAAGGTGGAGGGGAGGCTGTGCTTAGCAGCTGATAAAACTGAAGTGTGTACCACCCAAAACATCTAATTTATGCTTTGAATATAAATCCTGAAAGGGgaggaattaaaataaaaataaataaaatcgcagaagggatgtgtgtgtttacaacATGAAGCCAAAGTCTGTTTAAGTTTCGTCGACCTGCTGCGTTCCTGGACTAGTTCAAATACtgagatgattttgtttttgcatagGCAGGGCAGACGAGATGTTTGATGGCAGAGGAAAGCAACGGATGGTCGATTTCACATCCTAACTAAATTACCGGAGAGAGTCGACATTCAAGTAAAACGAAAGAGGGAAATTATTGAGATGgcttcaaaaaaattaaaatctaaacaaaacaaaacaaaacaaaaaaagcagccagtATTCACTTCACTGGGATTTTGTTCCAGATCAAAGCTGAGAAGATCAACTATCGTTTTGTTCCCAGGTGAGGCCCACGTAAGAATGATGAGTCGCATCGACAACCGTCCACCAAAAGTGACCGCAATCCTACGGAGGAGGAATGTTCCATAAGTACAAGATGTGCATAGCTCTCCAGCCGAAAACCAGCACACGGTTTCTCATACAAagatgtaaacataaaaaaaaaaaataaataattaaaacaaacttaaaaaaaaaggacaaaacataaaattataaaacGGGTACAAAACACTTCAACGAGGCGAGACGAGGAGCAAAAAGAAAGCCTCGTCGTGACTCGACCTTTGTTCCATCGAGACCCAACTCCAACAAATACATTAAGACTTCTGTCTGTCAGCTTGTGTTCGGTTGAGCCCAGAATCTGGATTTGTACATAGTGTTGTGAGTTAATAAGAGGCTTTCCAAAAAGGCCACAAGTTAGTTTGAGGACAGCTCAACGCCGAGTCCACGAAACcggctgtttcttttctttaactcaTCGGAATTAGGCACGAGTTCACCGTAAACTGTGTTAGGTATAAATGGAAAGCAACATGCTGAAGAGGCGTAACATCCCAgtggtctaaaaaaaaaataataaaaaaaaaaaaaaaaaaataataataataaaggagTTACACACTTTTTGGTTCTATTCTggacggggaaaaaaaagaattgcttATTGGGTGTGACAATGTTTCAGGTTTGACccatttggtttaaaaaaaaaaaaaaaatacctcctTGGGAGTGTTTGTTTCTACGTTAAGAGGCTGCGTTATGACTTGGAGAAGGTGAAACGTGTTTTAAAAGGAGCCGATCCACAACAAACGTCTGAAGGTTTTACGAAAATGATTTCGGATGAGGCGATTCCTGACAGAATGTCAAGCTTCCCGTTGCGTTCAACGGAGTATGCTGTATTTAATAGAAACAGAGCCGAATGTGGGACTTCTTATTATACGTAAACACGCTCGCTTCTCGTCCTGTCAGCGTTTCCTGCAGAGTCAAACTTTCTGAAGAGGTCGGCAACCTTTACCACAGAATGTGACgtcaataaaaattaaaatatatattcttttaaaaaaatataagtgGAGAGAAACTGATAcctaaaaaaaggatttttaggaaaaaaaaaaaaaagaaattccaaCCAACCCTCCCAATGCTACATAGAGGATTTCTAACCCTCTCGttgatcaatcaatcaatcaagaCTTCACAACAGCAGGCACATGACTGGGCTGAACGCCCGAACGCATGCCCTAAATAAACATCATTCCTATTCCGCTTCACCTACACTTCTGCGCCTTTGTCGACTCAACACCAGCCTGGACAGAGCCGGGGGCAAGACCTAAACACGGATTCTGATTTGGGGTCTGTTTTGTGAGTTTCACACGGATGCGATGAACCAGATTCGTTGGGGAGGCTGACCCCTCGTCACACGTCAAGGTAAACGGATTCCAGATCACATATTGCGGAGCTGAATGGCCTGTGTGGCCGGGGACAGGCACACGGGGCACGCCGCCTCTGGGCCCTGGCATATCTGGGTGGCACAATCTAGACAGAAGAGGTTATGGCCGCAGGGAACCAGGGCAGCGATCACCTGGTTATCCATACACTGGATGCACACCTCCTGCCCCCTCCCCGACGAGCCGAGGCCCGGGCGGTAGGAGAAAGAGGACTcggggggagaggaggaggaggaggtggtgctctcgctggaggaggagaaggccgAGCTGTACGAGGGGATCCTGTGGACGTCGAGGGTCCCGGCGGACCCAAAAGGCCTCCGGTGAACTCGCTGGGCCTGAGGGTGCTCCAAGGCTTCGGTCCCAGAGAAGGTTGGAGAGAGGCGGGGAGTGCCGGGCTGGCTGGTCTGAAGAAATATCCAACAGCCAgaacaatgaagaaaaaaatcattcctGCTTAAAGAGTTAATATATTCGTTTTAAACTGCACACTTTTTTCACGTTCGCACAGGTTCTCGTGTTCCCTTACCTGAGACTGAAAAGAATCGAAGGCCTGAAGAGACTGGTTGTCCACAAACGGGCTCCAGATTTGCGGCTGTGCAGCGGAGTGCGAGGTATGGGCAGTGGAAATGGTTAACGGGTCAAATCCTGAGGAGCCTCCGCCCCTGAGGCTAAGGAGCTCCTCAGACCCCACGCCAAGGAGGTTCTCACCAAACCAGAAGCTtgtgctgctgccgccgccgctgttgttgttgttgttggcgtTGGCATTGAACGGAAAAGTCGGGCTGAAATCCGCCATCTGGTTCCCGTTGCCGCCGCCGTAGAACGAGTCGGCCGAGCTGGAGCCGCTGCCCAGTGAGCTGGAGCTGTCGTTGCGGTAGGTGGAAGACATCCTGACAGCGCCGCTCATATTGCTATTGACCCGCTGAGTACCGCTGATGGTCACCGGAGCCAGGCTCCCGCTGCCTGGTGACGACGCGCCCGCGTGGAGCCACCCGGCGTCCCCCATTCCGACCGGGACAGCGGACGTGTCGAAGCTGACATCCGTCCCGTTGAACTGGAAATCGCTGTTGTCTACACCCGGAGCCTCGATGCCCCCGCAGGTTCCAGTGCGGAGGGCGATGTGCGCCTCGATTTCCTCCCGCGCCCGGTCCACGTTCTCCGGCATCCCCGTGACCTCGAACACCGGCTCCTTGTCGCGACTTGGAGTCACAATGTAGGTGTGGGTCTGCTGCTGAATCCGTTTGATGGTTGCACCTGGGGGAGAGAGTATTAAAGGAAAGAAACATCACTTTTTCAGCTTAGAGTAGAAGAAATCCAGCATCCATTTTTATCTCCTCTGAAGTTCAACATCACACCTCACAGCGTTTACTGCACCCCAAAGGTGGGAGGGCCAAACTTCTTTACTTTACCAATAATTGCTAATTATTACACAAAGTTACATGCGCATTCCAACTACAAATCttatttattgcctttttaATGGGGGGACGAGTATTTTAACGCTCTGCCTCATTGAATGTGCCGTTaataaaagccaataaaaactgaaataaacatttggcTTTGTTAAATTAGCCCAGCTGTTTTTAACACttgtctcaaaaaaaaaaaaaaaaaactgtccgaCACTGGGAGCTGATTTGTGGTGAAGAAACTTTAACGTGAGTGCATCTTGTGTATCAACAGCTCAGCTGCTGCAAAACTCAGCATTTTTCTCTGCAAGTGAAGAGATTTACCAAACGAAGCCAGTCAAACAAATGACTCACAATAAGACTGCCCCAAAACGAGGAATCATTACCAGCTCGTCTTAGCTCAACTGTAGACAAGGAAAGATTTGGAGATGAAAGTGAAGTAAAGACATAATCGGGGTAAAAATAAGATCTGTTGCTAACAGCAGTGGGGCAAGTTGATCAAAGTAACACTAAAGACTGCACAGTCGTGTATATTTTCAGTAATCGCTCTGCCTCCCCCCgacaataataaaatgtgactttaaagGAGAACAGCTGTGCAGTAATTACAGCTCTGGACTGTGGGCTGTTCGAATGACTCACCTGGCTAAAGAGCGCAACAATAAAATCCAGTCTAATTCCATCTAATTCTCTGAAGAACTTTGAAcactgcagcacaaaaaaaataaattaagatgtGTCTTACAGAGTAGAGACAGAAACAAGTCCTGTTTCGCATCCATTAAATTATCTGTCACAACAAATCAGTCGGGCTGATTCGTTGTAACGGCACAAGTGCTTCGAAACGTTTATAAATCAACCTCAGGGCTTTCTGATACCAGCGGGCTAATGTTACCAAAGATTAAAGAACGAAAAGTCATTAAAGACGCACTAAGGCTTCAATTAGACTGCTGCTAATTATCGACGTACTCGGGAaggaaacaagacaaactgTTTCGCTGCAGACTTCAGAGGGGTTTTTAGTttatgttacattttctgtttgttggtaCCGgcacaaaataagacaaatgtaaaaaaataaataaagataacagGAAGTCAAATGTTACGGTGCATCCTAAGCTTCGGCTGAGTTCCATTTACATTGGAACCGGAAAGTCGGAGTGATGTAGTTTCCCACTTCACTGCGTTCCAGTTGTCAGAAACAAGATGGATGCCAGcagcaaagcttttatttttctggcagTTTCTGAATATTAAATCTTATTAAGTAGATACGCGCTACACctgcaacatgttttaataCTTGCTATATGCACGTTAAAAGGTACGAGTTGTATGAgtgattaaatgtaaaaaacaactttaagaaTGAATATTAACAGTTTACTTTCTAAAGTTGCGaatggcagccatattgaaatCCTAACTGGGTGTAGTCGGAGTTGCTCCCACTGTCCCGAGTGTGATGTCCCACATGAGGAGGCGTTCCCGCTGAAATTTACGACTAGGAACTCGGAATTTCCCATTTCCCTGTACGCACCAGCCGTTCACCTACATGTTAATCAGTCTAAAAACGGCGGCACTTATTTGACTTTGTTCACGTGTGCTGCTgctcgttttatttttattcttgtggAAAACTTCTTATCTAAAGGAAATCAGTCTTTTATATACTGAGCTGACTCACCTTTTGGACCCACGACCAATCCAACAACACGATATGGCACCCGCACCTGTTGGGAGGAAACACAGCTTCGTTTAGACACCAAACGTTTGGATggctacataaaaaaaaacgacCGCCCTTAAAGCGATTTAATGATTGATGATTCATAACTGCCTGCTTGCTGACCTGAATGGTCGTCTGTCCGGGCAGAGCAGGGGCCCCTAAACCGTTCACAGCCGACAGGGGCCCCGTTTTGTTACGAGACGCTCTGATGAGGGAGAAGTGCTCGGCCGCCGACAGGATCTCCCTCTTGGCCATGGCCACGTCCTCCTTGCGCCCCGTCACGACAAAGATGGGCTCCTCGCCCCTCACGGGCGTCTTGATGTAGGTGTTGGTTTTGGCTCGGAGCGCCTTGATCTTGCAGCCTGagcacaggaggaggaggaggaaacggaGAAAAGGTTGGAATATTTCTGAATCAGTCTGAAAAATGAGCCAAAAGATGACACAGAcgttattaataataataataaaaaaataaaaaaacaccctgACTCACCCAGACATCCCTATTCATATAACGCTGCTCAGattcttttgcaaacaaaacaatgtgactACTGTGCAAGTGCCCATTGCTTTGTTGATGCTGAAACAATACAAGGTTCAAAATTACCCCCACTGAAGGGCCAAATAACGGGTTTGGAGGATAAATAAACTTTTGATCACTAGCTATTTGTCCAGTGAATAAGCTAAAATTACTGCACTGTGTTTTAATCTACACCAGCTGAGATACATTTATCAAACCAAAGCAGctgattttcttattttaacatATCTTAGTCTTAGTTCAGCTACTCCTGTGTGTGTTGTATTCATTTAACAGAATAAAGATGTAAATCAGAGGTCTTTACTACACTTTTAGAGAGACGACGAGGACAAGCTGAAGCCTTTGTggcaacaaaactgtttttagttgGAAATGTATTCTCCTTTCCCCCctagtttacatgtttttggcAGATGAGCATAAAAGAAAGCTCTATAATGGAATCCAACCTAATATAGTTAGATTTTCCGCTAGTTCAGCTGCGAAACACTGGATGTTTCCTCAACTGACGCTCGGGAGGAAAGGAGATGCAGAGC is a genomic window containing:
- the LOC108234590 gene encoding RNA-binding protein MEX3B-like translates to MMPSSTSLLEADEGESEVPPPLVHAFAGMGLEEHHGTQSQTPEQDDISFSHHHQLPSVSHFSLLGPVLDLKPLPLHRPPSGDEASKTADDEELEAADPSKARRLQRLASGPSGSAMPSGMDAETVLLYGGEERDDGGALPPAGGGGGGVLVLPPGAYGEPPGFEAEPSLLSRRKSVNTTECVAVPSSEHVAEIVGRQGCKIKALRAKTNTYIKTPVRGEEPIFVVTGRKEDVAMAKREILSAAEHFSLIRASRNKTGPLSAVNGLGAPALPGQTTIQVRVPYRVVGLVVGPKGATIKRIQQQTHTYIVTPSRDKEPVFEVTGMPENVDRAREEIEAHIALRTGTCGGIEAPGVDNSDFQFNGTDVSFDTSAVPVGMGDAGWLHAGASSPGSGSLAPVTISGTQRVNSNMSGAVRMSSTYRNDSSSSLGSGSSSADSFYGGGNGNQMADFSPTFPFNANANNNNNSGGGSSTSFWFGENLLGVGSEELLSLRGGGSSGFDPLTISTAHTSHSAAQPQIWSPFVDNQSLQAFDSFQSQTSQPGTPRLSPTFSGTEALEHPQAQRVHRRPFGSAGTLDVHRIPSYSSAFSSSSESTTSSSSSPPESSFSYRPGLGSSGRGQEVCIQCMDNQVIAALVPCGHNLFCLDCATQICQGPEAACPVCLSPATQAIQLRNM